One segment of Paenibacillus sp. FSL R7-0337 DNA contains the following:
- a CDS encoding deoxyribonuclease IV, translating into MTHRPFIGAHVSIRGGYGQAARSARESGATCFQYFPKNPRSLKPKPVDYRDARSCAAYCREQGMASIAHTPYPTNLAAGPGGRGVMIASLRNDLEIAEACGSVGIVVHFGHFAGMEPLQGYQNIIQCMNEVLADWTGHTKLLLENMAGNHGHEGMTPEELVKVRELCRYPEKIGFCFDTCHAFAAGIWNPEQTEELIARGERLGYWANLAAVHLNDSRFPFGSRRDRHAGIGSGYIGRAALSRLLKMEGLADKVVVMETEKGPDGTHRAEIAAVRSWFEAGDGGG; encoded by the coding sequence ATGACGCATAGACCCTTCATAGGGGCGCATGTCAGCATACGCGGCGGGTACGGGCAGGCTGCCCGGTCCGCCAGGGAGAGCGGTGCTACATGTTTTCAGTATTTTCCGAAGAATCCGCGCAGTCTGAAGCCGAAGCCGGTAGACTACCGCGATGCAAGAAGCTGCGCAGCATACTGCCGGGAGCAGGGGATGGCTTCCATTGCCCATACCCCGTATCCGACGAATCTGGCCGCTGGTCCGGGCGGCAGAGGGGTGATGATTGCCTCCCTGCGCAACGATCTGGAGATTGCCGAGGCGTGCGGATCGGTGGGCATTGTGGTGCATTTCGGACACTTTGCCGGGATGGAGCCATTGCAGGGTTATCAAAATATAATACAATGTATGAATGAGGTGCTGGCAGACTGGACGGGACATACCAAGCTGCTGCTTGAGAATATGGCAGGGAATCATGGTCATGAGGGTATGACGCCCGAAGAGCTGGTCAAGGTCCGTGAACTGTGCCGCTACCCGGAGAAGATCGGCTTTTGCTTCGATACCTGCCATGCTTTCGCTGCGGGGATCTGGAATCCGGAGCAGACGGAGGAGCTTATCGCACGCGGTGAGCGGCTGGGGTACTGGGCGAATCTGGCGGCTGTGCATTTGAATGACTCACGGTTCCCCTTCGGCTCCCGGCGGGACAGACATGCCGGAATCGGCAGCGGATATATCGGGAGAGCGGCGCTTAGCCGGCTTTTGAAGATGGAGGGCCTGGCTGATAAAGTGGTCGTTATGGAAACAGAAAAGGGACCGGATGGCACGCACAGAGCGGAAATTGCTGCTGTGAGGTCCTGGTTTGAGGCGGGGGATGGTGGAGGATGA
- the metH gene encoding methionine synthase, whose product MAKYTLAESLQQRILILDGAMGTMIQQVPLTGEDFGGDDLDGCNEMLVLTRPEVIQDIHEKYLEAGADLIETNTFGATSVVLAEYDIQDRAREINLAAARLARNAADKYDTPQRPRYVVGAMGPTTKTLSVTGGVTFKELVDSYEEQAVALIDGKVDALLLETSQDTLNVKAGSIGIRNAFEKSGITLPVMISGTIEPMGTTLAGQNIEAFYISLEHLKPVSIGLNCATGPEFMRDHIRSLSAISSAAVSCYPNAGLPDENGNYHESPDSLARKLGGFAEKGWLNIAGGCCGTTPDHIRAMAEVMAAYPPRKLDGQHPPALSGIEPVYVESENRPYMVGERTNVLGSRKFKRLIVEGKYEEASEIARAQVKSGAQVIDVCVQDPDRDETEDIMRFLELVVKKVKVPLMIDTTDPKVIDLALQYCQGKAIINSINLEDGEEKFEHVTPLIHKYGAAIVVGTIDETGQAILAKDKLEVARRSYDLLVNKYGLAPEDLIFDTLVFPVGTGDEQYIGSAKETIDGIRLIKEAMPAVHTILGISNVSFGLPESGREVLNSVFLYECTKAGLDYAIVNTEKVERYASIPEEERKLAEELIYNTNDDTLSAFVAAFRGKKVEKKEKISNLSLEERLASYVVEGTKEGLIPDLDEALKTSAPLEIINGPLMAGMSEVGRLFNNNELIVAEVLQSAEVMKASVNHLEQFMQKDETSVKGRIMLATVKGDVHDIGKNLVEIILSNNGYEIVNLGIKVPPENIIEAFRKEKADAIGLSGLLVKSAQQMVLTAQDLRSAGIDVPIMVGGAALTRKFTKTRIRPEYDGLVLYAKDAMDGLDIANRLMNPLERVKIEEEVRQEAEAAVAVAPQAPLPELTRAVRSKISGDAPVFIPPDMERHVLRNYPLGHVIPYVNMQMLLGHHLGLRGSVEAQLAARDPRTVELKETVDDILHQAMIEGTIVPHAMYQFFPAQSRGNDILIYDPQDQAKVLHTFTFPRQNVEPYLCLADFLKPVESGVMDYVGFLVVTAGHGVRELSTVLKDKGDYLRSHALQAVALEVAEGLAERVHHMMRDTWGFPDPADMTMKQRHGARYQGIRVSFGYPACPDLEDQGPLFKLLKPEDIGVQLTEGFMMEPEASVSAMVFAHPEAQYFNVEKL is encoded by the coding sequence GTGGCCAAATACACACTTGCTGAGAGCTTGCAGCAGCGCATATTGATACTGGATGGAGCTATGGGTACCATGATTCAACAGGTGCCGCTTACCGGCGAGGATTTCGGCGGGGATGACCTGGATGGCTGTAATGAAATGCTGGTGCTGACCCGTCCGGAGGTTATTCAGGACATTCATGAGAAATACCTGGAGGCCGGTGCGGATCTGATCGAGACAAATACCTTCGGTGCCACCTCAGTGGTGCTTGCTGAATATGATATTCAGGACCGTGCCCGGGAGATTAACCTTGCGGCCGCCAGACTTGCACGTAATGCCGCAGATAAATATGATACACCGCAGCGCCCGCGTTATGTTGTAGGAGCTATGGGACCAACCACGAAAACGCTCTCTGTCACCGGGGGAGTCACGTTCAAGGAGCTTGTAGACAGCTATGAAGAACAGGCGGTTGCGCTGATCGACGGTAAGGTGGATGCACTGCTCCTGGAGACATCCCAGGACACCCTGAACGTGAAGGCTGGAAGCATTGGTATCCGTAACGCCTTCGAGAAGAGCGGAATTACGCTGCCGGTGATGATCTCGGGAACCATTGAACCTATGGGAACCACACTGGCCGGACAGAATATCGAAGCCTTCTATATTTCACTGGAGCATCTGAAGCCGGTGTCCATCGGACTGAACTGTGCTACCGGACCGGAATTCATGCGGGATCATATCCGTTCGCTGTCAGCGATCTCTTCAGCAGCTGTCAGCTGTTACCCGAATGCGGGTCTGCCGGATGAGAACGGGAATTATCATGAATCCCCGGATTCCCTGGCCCGTAAGCTGGGCGGCTTCGCGGAGAAGGGCTGGCTGAACATTGCCGGTGGCTGCTGCGGAACTACTCCGGATCATATCCGTGCGATGGCTGAAGTCATGGCGGCTTACCCGCCGCGTAAGCTTGACGGCCAGCATCCTCCGGCCTTGTCGGGGATTGAGCCTGTGTATGTGGAGAGTGAGAACCGTCCGTATATGGTCGGTGAACGGACCAATGTCCTCGGTTCCCGGAAGTTCAAGCGTCTAATCGTCGAGGGGAAATACGAGGAAGCTTCGGAGATTGCTCGGGCCCAGGTAAAGAGCGGTGCACAGGTCATTGATGTCTGTGTCCAGGACCCGGACCGGGATGAGACGGAAGACATCATGCGGTTCCTGGAGCTGGTGGTGAAGAAGGTCAAGGTGCCGTTAATGATCGATACGACGGACCCGAAGGTCATTGATCTGGCCTTGCAGTATTGTCAGGGCAAAGCGATCATTAACTCCATTAACCTTGAAGATGGTGAAGAGAAGTTCGAGCATGTCACACCTCTTATTCATAAATACGGAGCAGCGATTGTTGTAGGAACTATCGACGAGACTGGTCAGGCTATCCTGGCAAAGGACAAGCTCGAGGTTGCCAGACGTTCCTATGATCTGCTGGTCAACAAATACGGTCTGGCTCCCGAGGATCTGATCTTCGATACCCTGGTGTTCCCTGTAGGTACCGGGGATGAGCAGTATATCGGCTCCGCGAAGGAGACGATTGACGGCATCCGTCTGATCAAGGAGGCTATGCCTGCTGTTCATACAATTCTTGGCATCAGCAATGTCTCCTTCGGTCTGCCTGAATCCGGCCGTGAGGTGTTGAACTCGGTATTCCTGTACGAGTGCACCAAGGCCGGTCTGGATTATGCCATTGTGAACACCGAGAAGGTGGAGCGGTACGCATCGATCCCTGAAGAGGAGCGCAAGCTCGCTGAAGAGCTGATCTATAATACGAATGATGACACCTTGTCTGCGTTCGTAGCAGCTTTTCGCGGCAAAAAGGTGGAGAAGAAGGAGAAGATCTCCAATCTCTCCCTGGAGGAGCGCCTAGCTTCCTATGTGGTAGAAGGCACCAAGGAGGGGCTGATCCCGGATCTGGATGAAGCGCTGAAGACCTCCGCTCCGCTGGAGATCATTAATGGACCGCTGATGGCAGGGATGTCTGAGGTCGGACGGCTGTTCAATAACAATGAATTAATCGTGGCCGAGGTGCTGCAGAGTGCGGAGGTTATGAAGGCCTCAGTGAACCATCTGGAGCAGTTCATGCAGAAGGATGAGACCTCGGTTAAGGGGAGAATCATGCTTGCGACCGTCAAGGGTGATGTGCATGATATCGGCAAAAACCTGGTCGAGATTATTCTCTCCAACAACGGTTATGAGATCGTCAATCTGGGGATCAAGGTTCCGCCAGAGAATATTATTGAGGCCTTCCGCAAGGAAAAGGCCGACGCCATCGGCTTGTCGGGACTGCTGGTGAAGTCGGCGCAGCAGATGGTGCTGACTGCGCAGGATCTGCGGTCCGCCGGTATTGATGTGCCGATTATGGTGGGCGGTGCAGCACTGACCCGCAAATTCACCAAGACCCGAATCCGTCCGGAGTATGACGGACTCGTCTTATATGCCAAGGATGCCATGGACGGTCTGGATATCGCCAACCGGCTGATGAACCCGCTGGAGCGGGTGAAGATTGAGGAGGAGGTCCGCCAGGAGGCTGAGGCTGCTGTAGCTGTCGCTCCGCAAGCGCCCCTTCCCGAGCTTACGCGCGCAGTCCGCTCCAAAATTTCGGGTGATGCCCCAGTGTTCATCCCGCCGGATATGGAGCGTCATGTCCTGCGTAATTATCCGCTGGGACATGTGATTCCTTATGTGAATATGCAGATGCTGCTCGGCCATCATCTCGGTCTGCGCGGTTCTGTAGAGGCGCAACTGGCAGCGCGAGATCCGCGTACCGTAGAATTGAAAGAGACCGTGGACGATATTCTGCATCAAGCGATGATCGAAGGCACGATCGTGCCGCATGCGATGTACCAGTTCTTCCCGGCCCAGTCACGCGGCAATGACATTCTGATCTATGATCCGCAGGATCAGGCTAAAGTGCTGCATACCTTCACCTTCCCGCGCCAGAATGTGGAGCCGTATCTCTGTCTTGCTGACTTCCTGAAGCCAGTGGAGAGCGGAGTCATGGACTATGTAGGCTTCCTGGTGGTTACTGCGGGCCATGGCGTCCGTGAATTATCGACTGTACTTAAAGATAAGGGAGATTATCTCCGTTCCCATGCTCTGCAGGCTGTCGCCCTTGAGGTCGCAGAAGGTCTGGCTGAACGTGTCCACCATATGATGCGCGACACCTGGGGGTTCCCGGACCCGGCAGATATGACCATGAAGCAAAGACACGGCGCACGTTACCAGGGTATCCGGGTATCCTTCGGCTACCCGGCCTGCCCGGATCTGGAGGATCAGGGGCCGTTATTCAAGCTCCTGAAGCCCGAGGATATCGGCGTGCAGCTTACCGAGGGCTTCATGATGGAGCCGGAGGCTTCGGTCTCGGCGATGGTCTTTGCCCATCCGGAAGCGCAATACTTCAATGTGGAGAAGCTCTAA
- a CDS encoding LysM peptidoglycan-binding domain-containing protein gives MLKYSTYNSIYNNEDIKVSAPGNPTAHSNVTKVKDAILHSLTALSSQFRQVSLMKMVLVLMLVISGFTVVGNVFAGSVSSLKPDKRIVVERGDTLWSIALSNKPEDMRTAVYIEGIMKTNHLENSVIKAGDILILPLY, from the coding sequence ATGTTAAAGTATAGTACATACAACAGCATCTACAATAATGAGGATATCAAGGTGTCCGCTCCCGGTAATCCAACTGCTCATAGTAATGTAACCAAGGTCAAGGATGCGATTCTTCATAGTCTCACTGCGCTATCATCACAATTCCGTCAGGTCAGCCTGATGAAGATGGTTTTGGTGCTGATGCTTGTTATTTCGGGATTCACTGTGGTGGGGAATGTTTTTGCCGGTTCGGTCTCTTCACTGAAGCCGGATAAGCGGATCGTAGTCGAACGCGGTGATACCTTATGGAGCATTGCGTTAAGTAACAAGCCTGAGGACATGAGGACAGCCGTATATATAGAAGGAATAATGAAGACGAATCATTTGGAGAACAGTGTCATTAAGGCCGGAGATATTCTGATTTTACCTTTATACTGA
- a CDS encoding HAD family hydrolase, whose amino-acid sequence MPITAVLFDLDDTLLWDDRSVEEAFRYACEAAGDSVDPQELEAAVRREARALYESYETYPFTKLIGINPFEALWANFTAGEQPEFRQLEQLAPVYRKESWRRGLASLGVEDEALAAQLADKFAAERRSRPYIYEETLQVLDELRGKVKLLLLTNGCPALQQEKLDGVPELTPYFDHIVISGSFGKGKPDKGIFEHALGLLDIAPEQGIMVGDKLTTDILGGLSAGLTTVWINRNRKASDPEITPDYQISHLSELLPLVDSL is encoded by the coding sequence ATGCCGATTACCGCCGTACTATTTGACCTTGACGATACCCTGCTGTGGGATGACCGCAGCGTGGAAGAAGCCTTCCGCTATGCTTGTGAGGCTGCTGGAGATTCCGTTGATCCACAGGAGCTGGAAGCTGCTGTACGCAGAGAAGCCCGTGCCCTCTATGAATCCTATGAGACATATCCGTTCACCAAGCTGATCGGTATTAACCCGTTTGAAGCGCTATGGGCGAACTTCACTGCCGGTGAACAGCCGGAGTTCCGTCAACTGGAGCAGCTTGCCCCCGTCTACCGTAAGGAATCCTGGCGCCGCGGCCTCGCCTCACTCGGAGTAGAGGATGAAGCGCTGGCTGCACAACTGGCCGATAAGTTCGCCGCTGAGCGCCGCAGCCGTCCCTATATCTATGAAGAGACGCTTCAGGTGCTGGACGAGCTGCGCGGCAAGGTGAAGCTGCTGCTGCTGACGAACGGCTGCCCGGCACTTCAGCAGGAGAAGCTGGATGGTGTACCGGAGCTTACCCCGTATTTTGACCATATTGTGATTTCGGGAAGCTTCGGCAAAGGCAAGCCGGACAAGGGAATCTTCGAGCATGCGCTCGGACTGCTGGATATTGCTCCAGAGCAAGGTATAATGGTTGGTGATAAGCTTACGACAGATATTCTAGGCGGCTTATCCGCCGGACTGACCACAGTCTGGATCAACCGGAATAGGAAAGCTTCGGACCCGGAGATTACGCCGGATTATCAGATCAGCCATCTCTCCGAGCTTCTGCCGCTGGTAGACTCCCTGTAA
- a CDS encoding ATP-binding cassette domain-containing protein produces MISLQHLSLRREESLILDDVSLTMKQGENWVILGRNGSGKTTLLEMMTGYLFPSKGSVEVLGYKYGQCDLREVRKEIGYIGPSLMEKLSLTDPVWEVVATGAYAYLRFYQEIPQSVKDRSLKLLEEMNLGELAYHPFGLLSQGERKKAMLARCLIAEPKLLIMDEPCAGLDLYEREKMLAEIDKLRQHNVGVVYVTHHVEEIVPLFTHVALIRDGKLAGAGPKEEVLTQEMLMATFDIPVTVEWDNGRPWIKISSGGTSI; encoded by the coding sequence ATGATATCATTACAACATCTGTCCCTGCGCAGGGAGGAGAGCCTGATTCTTGACGATGTATCGCTTACCATGAAGCAGGGAGAGAACTGGGTCATTCTCGGACGTAACGGCTCCGGCAAAACCACCCTGCTGGAAATGATGACCGGCTACCTGTTCCCCAGCAAAGGCTCAGTTGAAGTGCTGGGATACAAATATGGTCAATGTGATCTGCGCGAGGTACGTAAGGAGATTGGTTATATCGGCCCGTCCCTGATGGAAAAGCTCTCGCTTACCGACCCTGTCTGGGAGGTTGTCGCTACGGGCGCCTATGCGTATTTGCGCTTCTACCAGGAGATTCCGCAAAGTGTGAAGGACCGGTCGCTTAAGCTGCTGGAGGAGATGAACCTCGGCGAACTGGCTTATCATCCGTTCGGCTTGTTATCTCAGGGGGAGCGCAAGAAGGCTATGCTGGCCCGCTGCCTGATCGCAGAGCCAAAGCTGCTGATTATGGACGAGCCTTGCGCCGGTCTTGATTTATATGAACGGGAGAAAATGCTCGCCGAGATCGACAAGCTGCGGCAGCATAATGTTGGAGTGGTGTATGTCACCCATCATGTGGAGGAGATTGTTCCGCTATTCACTCATGTGGCGCTGATCCGTGACGGGAAGCTGGCAGGAGCCGGTCCCAAGGAAGAGGTGCTGACTCAGGAGATGCTGATGGCTACCTTTGACATTCCGGTGACGGTTGAATGGGATAATGGACGTCCCTGGATTAAAATAAGTTCTGGAGGCACATCGATTTGA
- a CDS encoding DNA-formamidopyrimidine glycosylase family protein: MPELPEMENYRKLLSQHLINVPITGVTVNREKTINMETEEFVKGLVGARIVFVERRAKHILFHLHDGRRLLLHLMLGGLLFYGTEEERPDRTTQVELAFGDHILYFMGLRLGYLHLLSVKEGEAAMGKLGPELLDRRMTADRFAGLLKGRRGALKSLLVNQHVMAGIGNCYADEIAYEARLLPSTLVQNLSPEAVTRLYDSVRKVLTEATEIGGYMEMPFMTGDTVTGSYNDACKVYDREGEPCLRGGGTIVKIELSGRKVFYCPDCQHDA; the protein is encoded by the coding sequence ATGCCGGAATTGCCGGAAATGGAGAATTACAGAAAGCTGCTTAGCCAACATCTAATAAACGTACCCATTACAGGGGTAACCGTAAATAGAGAAAAAACCATTAATATGGAGACTGAAGAATTCGTGAAAGGTTTGGTCGGGGCTCGAATTGTATTCGTCGAACGCCGCGCCAAGCATATTCTTTTCCACCTGCATGACGGACGCAGACTGCTGCTGCATCTGATGCTGGGCGGGCTACTGTTCTATGGTACAGAAGAAGAACGTCCTGACCGTACTACACAGGTTGAGCTTGCGTTCGGTGATCATATCCTCTACTTCATGGGTCTGCGGCTGGGGTATCTCCATCTGTTGTCTGTCAAGGAAGGCGAAGCGGCAATGGGGAAGCTTGGACCCGAGCTGCTGGACCGCCGGATGACGGCCGATCGTTTCGCCGGACTGCTCAAGGGACGGCGCGGCGCGCTGAAGAGTCTGCTGGTTAACCAGCATGTAATGGCTGGAATTGGCAACTGCTATGCCGACGAGATTGCTTATGAAGCCCGCCTGCTTCCGTCTACGCTTGTTCAGAATCTGTCACCGGAAGCGGTGACCCGGCTGTACGACAGCGTGCGTAAGGTATTAACCGAAGCTACTGAAATCGGCGGGTATATGGAAATGCCGTTCATGACCGGCGACACCGTGACCGGTTCTTATAATGATGCCTGTAAAGTGTATGACCGTGAAGGCGAGCCTTGCCTGCGCGGCGGGGGAACCATAGTGAAGATAGAGCTGTCCGGACGCAAGGTATTTTATTGCCCGGATTGCCAGCATGACGCATAG
- a CDS encoding TIGR01457 family HAD-type hydrolase: MNNIGGLLIDLDGTLYHGGRMIPGAQRLIAALRAAEIPFLYVTNNSSRTPASVAAHLRGMGIEARPEEVCTSSLAAARYIAGESPGASVAILGEEGLVEACTEAGLTLVTEHPQVVVQGIDRSFTYEALARASRWIREGARFVLTNPDLMLPSDDGVMPGAGTIGAAIEAASGVAPVVIGKPETHLVTYATSLLGIKPEDAVMVGDNMRTDILAGANAGCRTVLVLTGLTTRDNLEHYQQLTGVKPDEICADLAELMVLLGV; this comes from the coding sequence ATGAACAATATCGGAGGCTTGTTAATTGATCTGGATGGCACCTTGTATCATGGCGGCAGAATGATCCCCGGGGCCCAGCGGCTGATCGCGGCACTTCGTGCGGCGGAGATTCCGTTCCTGTATGTGACGAACAACTCTTCAAGAACACCTGCCAGTGTAGCTGCACATTTACGCGGAATGGGCATTGAAGCAAGGCCTGAGGAGGTCTGCACATCATCGCTGGCTGCCGCCCGTTACATTGCCGGAGAATCTCCGGGGGCATCCGTGGCGATACTTGGAGAAGAGGGGCTGGTGGAAGCCTGCACAGAGGCAGGGTTAACCCTGGTCACCGAGCATCCCCAGGTTGTCGTGCAGGGGATCGACCGTTCTTTTACATATGAAGCACTGGCCCGCGCCTCGCGCTGGATTCGGGAAGGGGCGAGATTCGTCCTGACCAACCCCGACCTGATGCTTCCCTCTGATGACGGAGTGATGCCTGGTGCCGGTACGATAGGTGCAGCTATTGAAGCAGCCAGCGGTGTGGCGCCCGTGGTCATCGGCAAGCCCGAGACGCATCTGGTAACGTATGCGACATCTCTGCTCGGCATCAAGCCGGAGGATGCGGTGATGGTGGGCGATAATATGAGAACGGATATCTTGGCTGGTGCTAATGCGGGCTGCCGGACTGTGCTGGTGCTTACGGGACTTACAACCCGGGATAATCTGGAGCATTACCAGCAGCTAACCGGAGTTAAGCCTGATGAAATTTGTGCTGATTTAGCTGAACTTATGGTACTGCTCGGTGTATAA
- a CDS encoding thioredoxin family protein: MKEMNQPELLELLATKGEPLVLFLHTPLCGTCKAARRMIEVAEHLLPPGLLIAEGNINMLPELVNTYQISSVPALLAVSADRSAEPDIIYSIHSVERVLAYIRRVTL, from the coding sequence ATGAAGGAAATGAATCAGCCGGAGCTGCTGGAGCTGCTGGCCACGAAGGGCGAGCCGCTTGTTCTGTTTCTGCATACCCCGCTGTGCGGAACCTGCAAGGCAGCCCGGCGGATGATTGAGGTGGCGGAGCATTTGCTTCCGCCTGGTCTTTTGATTGCGGAGGGGAATATTAATATGCTCCCTGAGCTGGTGAATACCTATCAAATCTCAAGTGTGCCCGCTCTGCTGGCCGTATCTGCTGACCGCAGCGCTGAACCGGACATCATCTATTCCATACACTCGGTTGAACGGGTGCTGGCATACATAAGGAGAGTGACATTATAA
- a CDS encoding DUF896 domain-containing protein: MNIDELVARINELARKAKNGGLNEEELAERAKLREIYLGNIRTNFRAQLDTIEIVDNPEHEEGNNGLKH, from the coding sequence TTGAATATTGACGAATTGGTCGCACGCATCAATGAATTGGCACGCAAAGCTAAGAACGGCGGCCTGAATGAAGAGGAACTGGCTGAACGTGCCAAGCTCCGCGAGATTTACCTGGGGAATATCCGCACTAACTTTCGGGCCCAGCTTGATACTATCGAAATTGTGGACAATCCGGAGCATGAAGAGGGCAATAACGGACTTAAGCATTAG
- a CDS encoding FixH family protein yields MMKPRIRRGLMCIVMGMTLAGCSGNKEDEMQMQMHAAANSSMSPIKVELSWNPEEVTAGTAVRFKAVVTQDGEPVDDAREVMFEVNEAADKTKKVEIKGESAGEGAYVGEHTFEEAGEFSVTSHVTARTQHSMPSKKLMVAP; encoded by the coding sequence ATGATGAAGCCAAGGATACGCAGGGGACTGATGTGCATTGTGATGGGGATGACGCTAGCAGGATGCTCGGGGAATAAGGAAGACGAGATGCAGATGCAGATGCATGCTGCGGCCAACTCCTCCATGTCACCGATTAAGGTGGAGCTGAGCTGGAACCCGGAGGAAGTAACCGCAGGTACGGCAGTTAGATTCAAGGCTGTCGTGACACAGGACGGTGAACCGGTAGATGATGCTAGAGAAGTTATGTTTGAGGTCAATGAGGCCGCGGATAAGACCAAGAAGGTTGAAATCAAGGGTGAAAGTGCCGGAGAAGGGGCTTATGTCGGGGAACATACTTTTGAAGAGGCGGGCGAATTCAGTGTCACTTCACATGTGACTGCCCGGACGCAGCATTCCATGCCAAGCAAGAAACTTATGGTAGCGCCGTAA
- the rnz gene encoding ribonuclease Z, translated as MEIYFLGTNAGVPTLQRNVTSVALRLLEERRTFWMFDCGEGTQHQVLRSPLRLGKLEKLFITHLHGDHLFGLPGLISSRGYQGGTSPLTVYGPPGLKAYLDISLSVSQSRIPYKLEIVEHSGGLIFEDETFKVEAGLLEHRIDSYGYRVTEKDSPGNLNTELLKSYGLKPGPLYGRLKKGEDITTDDGVLIRAAEVIHAPKRGRIVVILGDTRPCPGSLPLAQDADLIIHEATFAQTLAEMAHQYHHSTAQQAAELARDAGGAELLLTHFSSRYTSQEELAPLLKEAQEIFPNTLLAEEFCTFPVYRRTPGNDAID; from the coding sequence ATGGAAATCTATTTTTTGGGAACGAATGCCGGTGTGCCGACGCTGCAGCGCAATGTGACCTCGGTTGCGCTCCGGCTGCTTGAAGAACGGCGTACCTTCTGGATGTTCGACTGCGGGGAAGGGACACAGCATCAGGTTCTGCGCTCGCCGCTACGGCTGGGTAAGCTGGAGAAGCTGTTTATCACCCACCTGCACGGTGATCATCTGTTTGGCCTGCCCGGACTTATCTCCAGCAGGGGCTACCAGGGCGGGACTTCACCGCTTACGGTGTACGGACCTCCCGGGCTCAAGGCATATCTGGACATATCGCTGTCTGTCAGCCAGTCCCGCATTCCTTATAAGCTGGAGATTGTGGAGCACAGCGGCGGGCTGATTTTTGAGGATGAGACCTTCAAGGTAGAAGCGGGACTGCTGGAGCACCGGATTGACAGCTATGGTTACCGGGTCACGGAGAAGGACAGTCCGGGTAACCTGAATACAGAACTTCTCAAGAGCTATGGACTGAAGCCGGGACCGCTGTATGGCCGGTTAAAAAAAGGCGAGGATATCACTACCGATGATGGCGTGCTGATCCGGGCGGCCGAGGTGATTCATGCGCCCAAGCGCGGACGGATCGTAGTGATTCTGGGAGATACCCGGCCTTGCCCGGGTTCACTGCCGCTGGCGCAGGATGCCGATCTGATTATCCATGAGGCTACCTTTGCCCAGACCCTAGCGGAAATGGCTCATCAATATCATCACAGCACGGCACAGCAGGCTGCGGAACTGGCAAGGGATGCAGGCGGGGCTGAGCTGCTGCTGACTCACTTCAGCTCGCGTTACACTTCGCAGGAGGAGCTCGCTCCACTGCTGAAGGAAGCGCAGGAGATCTTCCCGAATACACTGCTGGCAGAGGAATTCTGCACCTTTCCGGTCTATCGGAGAACCCCGGGAAATGACGCTATTGACTGA
- the lexA gene encoding transcriptional repressor LexA, which produces MSKISSRQLAILEFIRNEVRSKGYPPSVREIGEAVGLASSSTVHGHLDRLEKKGLIRRDPTKPRAIELLGQEDSENVHQFVQTVTRIPVVGKVTAGVPITATENIEDYFPLPAHYVGDNKVFMLSVLGDSMVDAGIMNGDYVIVRQQQTADNGDIVVAMTEEDEATVKTFYKERDHIRLQPENPAYEPLRLNRVTILGRVIGLFRDIH; this is translated from the coding sequence ATGTCAAAGATTTCTAGTCGTCAGCTGGCGATCCTGGAATTTATACGTAATGAAGTCCGCAGCAAGGGTTATCCTCCGTCCGTCCGCGAGATTGGCGAGGCTGTCGGCCTGGCCTCCAGCTCTACCGTGCATGGTCACTTGGACCGGCTTGAGAAGAAGGGCCTGATCCGCCGTGACCCTACGAAGCCGCGTGCGATTGAATTGCTCGGCCAGGAAGATTCAGAGAATGTGCATCAATTCGTCCAGACCGTTACCCGCATCCCGGTAGTGGGTAAGGTTACAGCTGGTGTTCCTATTACAGCTACAGAGAATATTGAGGATTACTTCCCGTTACCTGCTCATTATGTAGGCGATAACAAGGTATTTATGCTATCTGTCCTTGGTGACAGTATGGTGGATGCCGGAATTATGAACGGGGATTATGTCATCGTACGCCAGCAGCAGACTGCCGACAATGGCGATATTGTTGTAGCGATGACCGAAGAAGATGAAGCAACTGTCAAGACCTTCTACAAGGAACGGGATCATATCAGGCTGCAGCCGGAGAATCCGGCATACGAGCCTCTCCGCCTTAACCGGGTTACGATTTTGGGACGGGTCATCGGATTATTCCGCGATATCCACTAA